Below is a window of Longimicrobiales bacterium DNA.
TCGCATTGGCGCGCGTGAAGTCGAGTTGCCAGCCATCGGTCAGGTCCGGTTCGCCAGTGTCGGGATCGAACGCGCCCGCCAGCAGCCTGACGCCGTCGCCGTGCGCAGCGACCGCGAACCAGCCATCGCCATTCGTCATGCGCACGGTCCCCGTCGCACGGCCGTCCGCGAACGTGCCCTCCAGCGGGTTCTGCGTGCCGTCCAGGCCGTACAGCACACCGGTGAGGCGATCCCCTGCCTGCTGCAGCTCGAGCCTGACCGTCCCCTCGGGCGGCTGGTAGAGGTAGCTGCCCGTGAGGTCCTGTGCGGATGCGGGCAGCGCACCGAGCAGCAAGAGCCCGAGCGTCAGCAAGCGTACGATCAGAAATCCGCCGAAGCGTGCATCGTGCGGGGGGCGTCGCGCGGTGATTGCGCAAGTGTCCGCGCGGTTCGACGTCGTATGCATGAGTGCTCCTGGTTGAGCATGCGGTGCTGTCACTTCGCTATACGGGCGAGGGGATGGGGAGGGATCACGGGGTGAGTGAGCTGTGGGTGAGCCTGGTGCGGGTGGGGCCTCGTGTTGTGGGTGAGCGTCGTGCGGATGAACCTGGTGCGGGTGAGTCTGGTGCGGGTGAGTCTGGTGCGGGTGAGCCTGGTGCGGGTGAGCCTGGTGCGGGTGAGCCTGGTGTGGGTGGGCCTCGTGCGGGTGAGCGTCGTGCGGATGAACCTGGTGCGGGGACACCGTTCCCACTGTGCGCGTCACCCGTTGCGCGGTGGCTCCCACGCGTGACTGGCCGCGCCGGCAGGCGGCTGGTCCGCGCCGCCCAACGCCGCCAATCGCCTGTGCGCGCCACCCGGGCGCTGTGGCTCCCATGCGTGACTGGCCGCGCCGGCAGGCGGCTGGTCCTTGCCGCCCGACGCCTCCAATTGCCTGTGCGCGCCACCCGGGCGCTGTCGCTCCCATGCGTGACTGGCCGGTCCGGCAGGCGGGTGGTACGCGCAGACGCCGCCGGGCCTGTGGCGCGCCACGCGTGACGCGGCTCCCGGGCGTTTGGTGCGTCGCGGGGCGTATTGCCCTGAACCGCGCCAATGGTGGACCAGGCCCGGAAGCGCCTGCTGCGGCATCAGGCCATTTGCCCTACAGCGCGCCATGCGACGTCGCCCCGCGCGCTCCGTGTCGCGTTATCGGGCACCCCGGTCTGTGCAGCGCCAGTCTCGTCGCGCACCGACGGGCAGCCGCATGTCGCATCCGGAAGGCACCGTGCTCTGACCGGCCACTGGACCCACCGAAGCGGACGCGCGCCGCGACGTCACAGATCGTCGAGCGCGTTCGTCTCACACACGCCGGCCATATGGCCATGGCCTCGAAATGGCCTCGCACAGGGAGAGAGCAAATGACCCCGCAGAACAGCCTGCCCGTCCTCGCCGTCGCGCACCTCCGCAACGTCACGATGGGACCGGACATCCTGGAGTACCTGGAGCGGATCGATGCGACGCTGGAGCCGTACGATGGTCGCTTCCTCGTGCATGGCGGCCCCGTCGATTGTCTCGAGGGGAGCTGGACCGGCGACCTGATCATCATCCAGTTCCCCGACCGCGAGAAGGCAAGCGCGTGGTACGCGTCGAGCGAGTACCGGGAGATCCTGCCGCTGCGAGCGCGGAACGCCGATGGCGAGGTGATCCTGATCGAGACGGTACCGGCGGATCACCGCGCGACGGATATCCTGGCAAGGACGTGACGCACGGGTGCGGGAATAGCGGGATCGGCCACGCCCCTCGCACCGACTGCAAGGACGCGCACACGAGCACCGCCAATCACCGGCCTTCTCCGCCACCGACCTCAGCACCTTCCTCTCCCGCCCGTACCCGAGTCGTGGCCGGCTGCATCCCGAACTGCGCGTGTTCAGATGCGGCTGGTGAACGTGTTCCGTCGGTTCGGGCAGATGGCGGAGATGGCCGACGCCCGATAACTCGCCAAATGCTTCGGGCCTCGCGGCCGCGTGGCGCGCTGCCGGTGCTGATGCCCAGTACCGCGACAATCGTTCGGCGGGACGTCGAATGCATGGCGCGCTATCGGGCTCCACGCCCGATCAGGCGACACGCGACGCCGGACCACGCAGCCGTTGTCGCGTGATGGGGCAGCGCCGCTGACCTCAGGCGCACGTCGCGCACGGAGACGTACGCCCCCGCTTGATCCCGCACGTCGAGCGAGTACCGGGAGCTCCTGCCGCTGCGCACGCGGAGGGGCCGAAGCCGAGTCCCTGATCGACACAGTACCGGCAGTCAACGCACGGCTCGGGATGGTGCGTTTCGAGTTCCAGCTGACCGGCGACCTGTCGCCCGGGAGGAGCACGGCCACAGCCGGAGGGCGGTGAGACGGTCGGGCCTTACGCCCCGAACTCCTCGGGCTCCTCCGGGTCCGCCCAGAACTCGTCTTCTGCGGAGCGCACCTCGTCCAGGTCGATTGGCTCATCGGCCTCGAGCGGCAGCCCCAGCTCGATCCTGCGGATCGCGTCGTCGTCGATGGGTGAATGGCGGGCGCCGCGGATCCGTTGGCGGGCCAGGGCGCCTGCGCCGACAACGACGAGAGCGGCCATGATCCAGAGTATGCTCATGAGCCCATGCGTGTTGTCATCACCGCGCAGTACATCTCCCGGTGGTACGCCGATGCGCGCCGTGCGACCTCGCGCGGTGGCGTGAACCCCGCGCGCGCCGAGACTTCCGCCAGCCGCGCGAGCGGCAGCGGGTGGGGCACCCACGGGTTCGTCATGCGACGCTCGTACTCGATCACGACGACGCGCCCGTCTGGCTTCAGCCGCGCCGCTGCCTGCGCGAGCACGGCGTCGGGGGTGCGGGTGAAGTGAAGCACATTGGCGAACAGAAATCCGTCGACGGTGCTACGGCCGAGCGGTGCGATCGCGGTCAGGTCGTGCATGTCGCCGCGGACCGCGGTGATGGGTGCGGCTGCGTCACTCGCACGGGCATCGTGGACTCGGAGGCGGGCAAGGGCGCGCTCATCCGTGTCGACTGC
It encodes the following:
- a CDS encoding DUF1330 domain-containing protein; this encodes MTPQNSLPVLAVAHLRNVTMGPDILEYLERIDATLEPYDGRFLVHGGPVDCLEGSWTGDLIIIQFPDREKASAWYASSEYREILPLRARNADGEVILIETVPADHRATDILART
- a CDS encoding class I SAM-dependent methyltransferase, with protein sequence MTHDEAVGFLAAAGPFRGTWADIGAGSGTFARALAELLGPTGAVTAVDTDERALARLRVHDARASDAAAPITAVRGDMHDLTAIAPLGRSTVDGFLFANVLHFTRTPDAVLAQAAARLKPDGRVVVIEYERRMTNPWVPHPLPLARLAEVSARAGFTPPREVARRASAYHREMYCAVMTTRMGS